Proteins from a single region of Streptomyces sp. Tu 3180:
- a CDS encoding ABC transporter ATP-binding protein has translation MTRAISLHDVSKAYARGARVVDRLSLDIAPGEFLVLLGPSGCGKSTVLRMIAGLEGIDEGRLFLDGEYANDLPPSDRDMAMVFQNFALYPSMTSRDNIGFPLRIEAPGADPRPRVDATARMLGIEDLLDRFPAQLSGGERQRVAMGRAIARHPSAFLMDEPLSNLDAKLRNHLRAEISRLTRELGATTVYVTHDQSEAMSLGDRVAVLRGGVLQQVGTPRTVYSLPDNVFVAAFIGTPRINLLRGLVRAPLDGAMTVSLGKQFLRLPEPLSPDHQLLRVQQGREVIVGLRSEAVRISPEFSASLERGGRPSPTTARPREALLTGLVEHVEFQGHEVLVHFNTGSRPAVVPELEAPRPRPGRTPRRRRREGTVLGRLRERTGALRAGPVATPVRPGRAEPAPASAEPRVPGDLIVRTTPDVRLRHGMQVPLLVDLAHLLVFDRHGERICPSPERLPDLEE, from the coding sequence ATGACACGCGCCATCTCCCTGCACGACGTGAGCAAGGCCTACGCGCGAGGCGCCCGCGTGGTGGACCGGCTGTCGCTGGACATCGCGCCCGGCGAGTTCCTCGTCCTGCTCGGCCCGTCCGGCTGCGGAAAGTCCACCGTGCTCAGGATGATCGCCGGCCTGGAGGGCATCGACGAGGGACGGCTCTTCCTCGACGGGGAGTACGCCAACGACCTGCCCCCGTCCGACCGGGACATGGCGATGGTGTTCCAGAACTTCGCCCTGTACCCGAGCATGACCAGCCGCGACAACATCGGTTTCCCGCTGCGCATCGAGGCGCCCGGCGCCGACCCGCGCCCCCGCGTGGACGCCACCGCCCGCATGCTGGGCATCGAGGACCTGCTCGACCGCTTCCCCGCCCAGCTCTCCGGCGGCGAACGCCAGCGTGTCGCCATGGGCCGGGCCATCGCCCGCCACCCCTCCGCCTTCCTGATGGACGAGCCGCTGTCCAACCTGGACGCCAAGCTCCGCAACCACCTGCGCGCCGAGATCTCCCGGCTCACCCGCGAGCTGGGGGCCACCACCGTCTACGTCACCCACGACCAGTCCGAGGCGATGTCGCTCGGGGACCGCGTCGCCGTGCTGCGCGGCGGCGTCCTCCAGCAGGTCGGCACCCCGCGCACGGTGTACTCGCTGCCGGACAACGTCTTCGTCGCCGCGTTCATCGGCACCCCGCGCATCAATCTGCTGCGCGGTCTGGTCCGTGCCCCGCTCGACGGGGCGATGACCGTCAGCCTGGGCAAGCAGTTCCTGCGGCTGCCCGAACCCCTTTCCCCGGACCACCAGTTGCTGCGCGTGCAGCAGGGGCGCGAGGTCATCGTGGGCCTGCGCTCCGAGGCCGTCCGGATCTCCCCCGAGTTCTCGGCCTCGCTCGAACGGGGAGGACGCCCGTCGCCCACCACCGCCCGCCCCCGCGAGGCGCTGCTCACCGGCCTGGTGGAACACGTGGAGTTCCAGGGCCACGAGGTCCTCGTCCACTTCAACACCGGCTCCCGTCCCGCCGTCGTCCCCGAACTGGAGGCGCCGCGCCCCCGCCCCGGCCGCACGCCCCGGCGCCGCCGCCGCGAGGGCACGGTCCTGGGGCGCCTGCGGGAGCGGACCGGCGCGCTGCGCGCGGGGCCCGTGGCGACGCCGGTCCGGCCCGGGCGGGCGGAGCCGGCACCCGCCTCCGCCGAGCCGCGCGTGCCGGGCGACCTGATCGTCCGCACCACCCCCGACGTCCGGCTGCGGCACGGCATGCAGGTGCCGCTCCTGGTCGACCTCGCCCACCTGCTCGTCTTCGACCGGCACGGCGAGCGCATCTGCCCGAGCCCGGAGCGCCTGCCCGATCTGGAGGAGTGA
- a CDS encoding MFS transporter yields the protein MAPGGNRGWLLRLVIAFSFAQGAVSMARPAVSYRALALGADERAIGVIAGVYALLPLFAAVPLGRRTDHGRCAPLLPVGVVLVSGGCALSGIAGSLWTMALWSGVMGLGHLCFVIGAQSLVARQSAPHEQDRNFGHFTIGASLGQLIGPIAAGALIGGSDMARSSALALLAAGAGGAVALTSLWRIERPGALDSRAGRGERVPVRGILRARGVPAGILISLAVLSATDILTAYLPVVGEHRGIDPAVVGLLLSLRAAATIACRLVLTPLLRLLGRTVLLTVTCLLAALLCAGVALPVPVWALALILAVLGFCLGVGQPLSMTTVVQAAPAGARSTALALRLTGNRLGQVAAPAAAGLIAGVAGVAAPFVMLGALLLLSAGVALRTPSGPVEDRPAARPRTGARPRRRTTR from the coding sequence ATGGCGCCCGGTGGGAACCGCGGCTGGCTGCTCCGCCTCGTCATCGCCTTCAGCTTCGCGCAGGGGGCGGTGTCGATGGCCCGGCCGGCCGTCTCCTACCGGGCGCTCGCGCTGGGGGCGGACGAGCGGGCGATCGGTGTGATCGCGGGCGTGTACGCGCTGCTGCCGCTGTTCGCCGCCGTACCGCTGGGCCGCCGCACCGACCACGGCCGGTGCGCGCCGCTGCTGCCGGTCGGCGTGGTGCTCGTCTCCGGCGGCTGCGCGCTCAGCGGCATCGCCGGCTCGCTGTGGACGATGGCCCTGTGGAGCGGGGTGATGGGCCTCGGCCACCTCTGCTTCGTCATCGGCGCGCAGTCGCTCGTCGCCCGCCAGTCGGCGCCGCACGAACAGGACCGCAACTTCGGCCACTTCACCATCGGCGCCTCGCTCGGCCAGCTGATCGGCCCGATCGCGGCGGGCGCGCTGATCGGCGGCTCCGACATGGCCCGCAGCAGCGCGCTCGCCCTGCTGGCCGCGGGGGCGGGCGGCGCGGTCGCCCTGACCTCGCTGTGGCGCATAGAGCGGCCCGGTGCCCTCGACTCCCGTGCGGGGCGGGGCGAGCGGGTGCCGGTGCGCGGCATCCTGCGCGCCCGGGGCGTGCCCGCGGGCATCCTCATCAGCCTGGCGGTGCTGTCCGCGACCGACATCCTCACCGCCTACCTGCCCGTGGTCGGCGAGCACCGGGGCATCGACCCGGCCGTCGTCGGCCTCCTGCTCAGCCTGCGCGCGGCGGCCACCATCGCCTGCCGGCTGGTGCTCACCCCGCTGCTGCGGCTGCTCGGCCGCACGGTGCTGCTGACGGTGACCTGCCTGCTGGCGGCGCTGCTGTGCGCGGGCGTCGCGCTGCCGGTGCCGGTCTGGGCGCTGGCGCTGATCCTAGCCGTCCTCGGCTTCTGCCTGGGGGTCGGCCAGCCGCTGTCGATGACGACGGTCGTCCAGGCGGCCCCCGCCGGCGCCCGCTCCACCGCCCTGGCGCTGCGCCTGACCGGCAACCGCCTCGGCCAGGTCGCCGCGCCCGCGGCGGCGGGCCTGATCGCCGGAGTCGCGGGCGTGGCGGCCCCGTTCGTGATGCTGGGCGCCCTGCTGCTCCTCTCCGCGGGCGTCGCCCTGCGCACCCCGTCCGGGCCGGTGGAGGACCGGCCGGCCGCCCGGCCGCGCACCGGGGCCCGCCCCCGTCGCCGCACGACGCGCTAG
- a CDS encoding citrate:proton symporter, which translates to MLTILGFAMIATFLVLIMMKKMSPIAALVLIPALFCVFVGKGAHLGDYVIDGVSSLAPTAAMLMFAIVYFGVMIDVGLFDPIVRGILRFCKADPMRIVVGTALLAAIVSLDGDGSTTFMITVSAMYPLYKRLKMSLVVMTGVAAMANGVMNTLPWGGPTARAATALKLDAGDIFVPMIPALLVGLLGVVVLAYVLGLRERRRLGVLTLDEALVKEEAEEKAVETETVLVGAGGGAGTGAGGEGTTASGGSGADADGRDDDFRGLDPDRPTLRPRLYWFNALLTVALLTAMIMELLPIPVLFLLGAAIALTVNFPHIPDQKARIAAHADNVLNVSGMVFAAAVFTGVLQGTGMVDHMAEWMVDVVPEGMGPHMALVTGLLSLPLTYFMSNDGFYFGVLPVLAEAGAAHGVSPLEMARASLVGQPLHMSSPLVPAVYVLVGMAKVEFGDHTRFVVKWAALICLLILAAGILFGIV; encoded by the coding sequence ATGCTGACCATCCTCGGCTTCGCCATGATCGCGACCTTCCTGGTCCTGATCATGATGAAGAAGATGTCGCCGATCGCGGCGCTCGTGCTGATCCCCGCGCTCTTCTGCGTGTTCGTCGGCAAGGGCGCCCACCTCGGTGACTACGTCATCGACGGCGTGTCCAGCCTCGCCCCCACCGCGGCGATGCTCATGTTCGCGATCGTCTACTTCGGCGTGATGATCGACGTCGGTCTCTTCGACCCGATCGTCCGCGGGATCCTCAGGTTCTGCAAGGCGGACCCGATGCGGATCGTCGTCGGCACCGCGCTGCTCGCCGCGATCGTCTCGCTGGACGGCGACGGGTCCACCACCTTCATGATCACCGTCTCGGCGATGTACCCCCTGTACAAGCGCCTGAAGATGAGCCTGGTCGTGATGACCGGTGTCGCCGCCATGGCCAACGGCGTGATGAACACCCTTCCCTGGGGCGGCCCGACGGCCCGTGCCGCCACCGCGCTGAAGCTCGACGCCGGCGACATCTTCGTGCCGATGATCCCGGCGCTGCTGGTCGGTCTGCTGGGCGTCGTCGTCCTGGCGTACGTGCTCGGTCTGCGCGAGCGCAGGCGGCTGGGCGTGCTGACGCTGGACGAGGCGCTGGTGAAGGAGGAGGCCGAGGAGAAGGCCGTGGAGACCGAGACGGTCCTGGTCGGCGCGGGCGGCGGTGCCGGCACCGGAGCCGGCGGCGAGGGCACCACGGCGTCCGGCGGCTCCGGCGCGGACGCCGACGGGCGGGACGACGACTTCCGGGGCCTCGACCCGGACCGCCCCACCCTGCGCCCCCGGCTGTACTGGTTCAACGCGCTGCTCACGGTCGCGCTGCTCACCGCCATGATCATGGAACTGCTGCCGATCCCGGTGCTGTTCCTGCTCGGCGCCGCGATCGCGCTCACCGTCAACTTCCCGCACATCCCCGACCAGAAGGCCCGGATCGCGGCCCACGCCGACAACGTCCTCAACGTCTCCGGCATGGTCTTCGCCGCCGCCGTCTTCACCGGCGTCCTCCAGGGCACCGGGATGGTCGACCACATGGCCGAGTGGATGGTGGACGTCGTCCCCGAGGGCATGGGCCCGCACATGGCCCTGGTCACCGGCCTGCTGAGCCTTCCGCTGACCTACTTCATGTCCAACGACGGCTTCTACTTCGGTGTCCTGCCCGTCCTCGCCGAAGCCGGCGCCGCGCACGGCGTCTCCCCGCTGGAGATGGCCCGCGCCTCCCTCGTCGGCCAGCCGCTGCACATGTCCAGCCCGCTCGTCCCCGCGGTGTACGTCCTGGTCGGCATGGCCAAGGTCGAGTTCGGCGACCACACGCGGTTCGTGGTGAAGTGGGCGGCCCTGATCTGCCTGCTGATCCTCGCGGCCGGAATCCTGTTCGGCATCGTCTAG
- a CDS encoding molybdopterin oxidoreductase family protein, whose amino-acid sequence MSRTALRICPLCEATCGLTLTIEDGHVTGARGDRDDVFSKGFVCPKGAAFGAVDSDPDRLRTPLVRVGGELREATWEEAFDAVAAGIRTAVERYGPNSVGVVLGNPNVHTMAGALYPPVLLAGLGTRSLFTASTVDQMPKHVSSGLLFGDANAIPVPDLDRTDHLLLIGANPLESNGSLCTAPDFPGRLRALKARGGTLTVVDPRRTRTARLADRHVAVRPGTDALLLAAMAHVLFEEELADPKDLAPHLQGLDELRAQLLDFTPEAVQDACDVGADTIRTLARELAAAPTAAVYARIGSCTVPHGTLASWFVDVLNALTGNLDRPGGALFPQAATDRTPRPAGPGRGFALGRWHSRVRRHPEAKGELPISALAEEIDTATDEGEPVRAVITVAANPVLSAPDGDRLDRALDSLDFMVSVDPYLNETSRHAHVVLPPPPPAQSPHHDFAFNTLAVRNQVRYTRPAVPLEPGRMAETEILARLVLAATGMHGADPAAVDAMVIDQTLGRAVGEPHSPVHGRDPKELADLLTGDDGPERRLDMMLRLGPYGDGFGADPDGLTLEKLLAHPHGIDLGPLRPRLPQPLRTRSGKVELLPGPIAADLPRLRAALDERPAGLVLVGRRHLRSNNSWLHNVPVLTGGSNRCTLHLHPEDAERLGVRDGEPVRIKGAGGEVTAPAEVTDAVRRGVVSLPHGWGHDRPGTRMRHAAEDPGANVNQLLDGSLLDPLSGNAVLNAVPVEVAPLSAPVTEKLGALT is encoded by the coding sequence GTGTCCCGCACCGCCCTTCGTATCTGCCCCCTGTGCGAGGCCACCTGCGGCCTGACCCTCACCATCGAGGACGGCCACGTCACCGGCGCGCGCGGCGACCGCGACGACGTCTTCAGCAAGGGGTTCGTCTGCCCCAAGGGCGCCGCCTTCGGGGCCGTGGACTCCGACCCCGACCGGCTGCGCACCCCGCTCGTCCGCGTCGGCGGCGAGCTGCGCGAGGCCACCTGGGAGGAGGCCTTCGACGCCGTGGCCGCAGGGATCCGGACCGCCGTCGAGCGGTACGGCCCGAACTCCGTCGGCGTCGTCCTCGGCAACCCCAACGTCCACACCATGGCCGGCGCGCTCTACCCGCCCGTGCTGCTCGCCGGGCTCGGCACCCGCAGCCTGTTCACCGCCTCCACGGTCGACCAGATGCCCAAGCACGTCTCCAGCGGGCTGCTCTTCGGCGACGCGAACGCGATCCCGGTGCCGGACCTGGACCGCACCGACCACCTGCTGCTGATCGGCGCCAACCCGCTGGAGTCCAACGGCAGTCTGTGCACCGCCCCCGACTTCCCCGGCCGGCTCAGGGCGCTGAAGGCCCGCGGCGGCACCCTCACCGTCGTCGACCCGCGCCGCACCCGCACCGCCCGCCTCGCCGACCGGCACGTCGCCGTCCGCCCCGGCACCGACGCCCTGCTGCTCGCGGCGATGGCGCACGTCCTGTTCGAGGAGGAGCTCGCCGATCCGAAGGACCTGGCGCCCCACCTCCAGGGGCTCGACGAACTCCGGGCGCAGCTGCTCGACTTCACGCCCGAGGCCGTGCAGGACGCCTGTGACGTCGGCGCCGACACCATTCGCACCCTCGCCCGCGAACTCGCCGCCGCCCCCACCGCCGCCGTCTACGCCCGCATCGGCAGCTGCACCGTCCCGCACGGCACCCTGGCCAGCTGGTTCGTCGACGTCCTCAACGCCCTCACCGGCAACCTCGACCGGCCGGGCGGCGCCCTCTTCCCGCAGGCCGCCACCGACAGGACCCCGCGCCCCGCCGGCCCCGGCCGCGGCTTCGCCCTCGGACGCTGGCACTCCCGGGTGCGCCGGCACCCCGAGGCCAAGGGCGAGCTGCCGATCTCCGCCCTCGCCGAGGAGATCGACACCGCCACCGACGAGGGCGAGCCGGTCCGTGCCGTCATCACCGTCGCCGCCAACCCGGTGCTCTCCGCCCCGGACGGCGACCGGCTCGACCGGGCGCTCGACTCGCTCGACTTCATGGTGAGCGTCGACCCGTACCTCAACGAGACCTCCCGGCACGCCCACGTCGTCCTGCCGCCGCCCCCGCCCGCGCAGAGCCCGCACCACGACTTCGCCTTCAACACCCTGGCCGTGCGCAACCAGGTCCGCTACACCCGCCCCGCCGTCCCGCTCGAGCCCGGCCGCATGGCCGAGACCGAGATCCTGGCCCGTCTCGTCCTCGCCGCGACGGGCATGCACGGAGCCGATCCCGCCGCCGTGGACGCCATGGTGATCGACCAGACCCTCGGCAGGGCGGTGGGGGAACCCCACTCCCCGGTGCACGGCCGCGATCCGAAGGAACTGGCGGACCTGCTCACCGGCGACGACGGCCCCGAACGGCGGCTGGACATGATGCTGCGCCTCGGCCCGTACGGCGACGGCTTCGGCGCCGACCCGGACGGGCTCACCCTGGAGAAGCTGCTCGCCCACCCGCACGGCATCGACCTCGGACCGCTGCGCCCGAGGCTGCCCCAGCCGCTGAGGACCCGCAGCGGCAAGGTGGAGCTGCTGCCGGGGCCGATCGCCGCCGACCTCCCGCGGCTGCGCGCCGCCCTGGACGAGCGCCCCGCCGGACTCGTCCTCGTCGGCCGCCGCCACCTGCGCTCCAACAACAGCTGGCTGCACAACGTGCCCGTCCTCACCGGCGGCTCCAACCGCTGCACCCTGCACCTGCACCCCGAGGACGCCGAACGCCTCGGCGTACGGGACGGGGAGCCGGTGCGGATCAAGGGCGCCGGGGGAGAGGTGACCGCGCCGGCCGAGGTCACCGACGCGGTGCGCCGGGGTGTGGTGAGCCTGCCGCACGGCTGGGGCCACGACCGGCCCGGCACGCGCATGCGGCACGCCGCGGAGGACCCCGGAGCCAACGTCAACCAGCTCCTCGACGGCAGCCTCCTCGACCCGCTGTCGGGCAACGCCGTCCTCAACGCGGTCCCGGTCGAGGTGGCCCCGCTGAGCGCGCCCGTGACCGAAAAGCTCGGGGCTCTGACCTGA
- the hmgA gene encoding homogentisate 1,2-dioxygenase: MSDGGTARVSDFGRGDARKTAEGLEYLSGFGNEHSSEAVPGALPVGRNSPQRAPLGLYAEQLSGTAFTEPRAHNRRSWLYRIRPSAAHPAFTRTANGALRTAPFTQTVPDPNRLRWNPLPEPAGDTDFLAGLWTLGGNGDVTQRTGMAVHLYHATASMDRVFSDADGELLIVPERGGLLLRTEFGLLHAEPGHVALIPRGVRFRVELLEETARGYVCENYGAPFQLPDLGPIGANGLANARDFRAPVAAYEDVEGPVEVVNKFCGNLWSATYGHSPLDVVAWHGNHVPYVYDLRRFNVMGTVSYDHPDPSIFTVLTSPSDTPGLAGVDFVVFAPRWLVGEDTFRPPYFHRNVMSEYMGLIEGAYDAKAEGFVPGGGSLHNMMSAHGPDRETFERASAAELRPQKIDDGLAFMFETRWPVSLTPQAARAEHLQQGYDDVWQGLERHFRPLH; the protein is encoded by the coding sequence ATGAGTGATGGGGGCACCGCCCGCGTGAGCGACTTCGGGCGCGGGGACGCGCGCAAGACCGCCGAAGGACTGGAGTACCTCTCCGGCTTCGGCAACGAGCACAGCTCCGAGGCGGTCCCGGGCGCCCTGCCCGTGGGCCGCAACTCGCCGCAGCGCGCACCGCTCGGGCTGTACGCGGAGCAGCTGAGCGGTACGGCGTTCACCGAGCCGCGGGCGCACAACCGCCGCTCCTGGCTGTACCGGATCCGCCCGTCGGCCGCCCACCCGGCGTTCACCCGCACGGCCAACGGCGCGCTCCGCACCGCGCCCTTCACCCAGACGGTGCCCGACCCCAACCGGCTGCGCTGGAACCCGCTGCCCGAGCCCGCCGGGGACACCGACTTCCTGGCCGGCCTGTGGACCCTGGGCGGCAACGGCGACGTCACCCAGCGCACCGGCATGGCGGTGCACCTGTACCACGCCACCGCCTCGATGGACCGCGTCTTCAGCGACGCGGACGGCGAGCTGCTGATCGTCCCGGAGCGCGGCGGACTGCTGCTGCGCACCGAGTTCGGGCTGCTGCACGCGGAGCCGGGGCACGTCGCGCTGATCCCCCGCGGGGTGCGCTTCCGCGTGGAGCTCCTGGAGGAGACCGCCCGCGGCTACGTGTGCGAGAACTACGGCGCCCCCTTCCAGCTCCCCGACCTCGGCCCGATCGGCGCCAACGGGCTGGCCAACGCCCGGGACTTCCGCGCGCCCGTCGCCGCGTACGAGGACGTCGAGGGACCGGTGGAGGTGGTGAACAAGTTCTGCGGCAACCTCTGGTCGGCCACCTACGGCCACTCCCCGCTCGACGTCGTCGCCTGGCACGGCAACCACGTGCCGTACGTCTACGACCTGCGCCGCTTCAACGTGATGGGCACCGTCTCCTACGACCACCCGGACCCGTCGATCTTCACGGTGCTGACGTCTCCGAGCGACACCCCCGGTCTCGCCGGGGTGGACTTCGTGGTCTTCGCCCCGCGCTGGCTGGTGGGCGAGGACACCTTCCGGCCGCCGTACTTCCACCGGAACGTGATGAGCGAGTACATGGGCCTGATCGAGGGCGCCTACGACGCGAAGGCGGAGGGCTTCGTGCCGGGCGGGGGCTCGCTGCACAACATGATGTCGGCGCACGGCCCCGACCGGGAGACCTTCGAGAGGGCGAGCGCCGCGGAGCTGCGCCCGCAGAAGATCGACGACGGGCTCGCCTTCATGTTCGAGACCCGCTGGCCGGTGTCCCTGACGCCCCAGGCGGCACGGGCGGAGCACCTGCAGCAGGGCTACGACGACGTGTGGCAGGGCCTCGAGCGGCACTTCCGACCGTTGCACTGA
- a CDS encoding GntR family transcriptional regulator — MTSFAPDSIVLNRKLPLWYQVSQSLRASILGRAPQDPLRLPTEEQLAGHYGVSVLTMRQALKELEEEGLITRHRRRGTFIEPGARRGTPVRLLGSVDAIVAQQSGMTTELLEHGPAPVPADVAEYFPDLSEAAAYHRLRSDEKTGEPTNHARNYVRPELAARIDLDDLVRWPMTKVLRDVVGVDISRITDTVEARLADPETARLLQVPLLSPILHYTGVTYDTDGRPLDVAVINYRGDRFSFTVTLDAT, encoded by the coding sequence GTGACCTCCTTCGCTCCGGACTCGATCGTCCTGAACCGCAAGCTGCCGCTCTGGTACCAGGTGTCGCAGTCGCTGCGCGCCTCGATCCTCGGCCGCGCGCCGCAGGACCCGTTGCGCCTGCCCACCGAGGAACAGCTGGCCGGGCACTACGGGGTGAGCGTGCTGACCATGCGCCAGGCGCTGAAGGAGCTGGAGGAGGAAGGACTGATCACCCGTCACCGCCGGCGCGGCACGTTCATCGAGCCCGGCGCCAGGCGGGGCACCCCGGTCCGCCTGCTGGGCTCGGTGGACGCGATCGTGGCCCAGCAGTCCGGGATGACCACCGAACTGCTGGAGCACGGCCCGGCGCCGGTACCGGCCGACGTGGCCGAGTACTTCCCGGACCTGTCCGAGGCGGCGGCCTACCACCGGCTGCGCAGCGACGAGAAGACGGGCGAACCGACCAACCACGCCCGCAACTACGTCCGCCCCGAACTGGCCGCCCGGATCGACCTGGACGACCTCGTGCGCTGGCCGATGACCAAGGTCCTGCGCGATGTCGTCGGGGTGGACATCAGCCGCATCACGGACACGGTGGAGGCGCGGCTCGCCGACCCGGAGACGGCCCGCCTGCTCCAGGTGCCGTTGCTCAGCCCGATCCTGCACTACACGGGGGTCACGTACGACACCGACGGCCGCCCGCTGGACGTGGCCGTCATCAACTACCGGGGCGACCGCTTCTCCTTCACGGTGACCCTGGACGCCACCTGA
- a CDS encoding type ISP restriction/modification enzyme yields MPSVTHDDTPPLADLMPWSVAPPRLGRGWPAGPDAASLKARWDALVKAEGPDREALFQPTRARTPHTAVGQLPGRSGGTGRLARASGPCPEPVRVLHAPFDEQWLIPDQRLIDAARPELWRVADERQVFVVEVPKASGSPGPPLLATSLLPLLRPGRVRPLYRRPGGAEPNLAPGLCAHLAARLGHRVPPADVLAWAMAVARAAPGGPVVPLTGDAGAWERGVEVGRRMLWLMRRDGERPRLPGGRRPYVRAPLPSRPSAVRYDHDEEALSLDEGRISPVPPGAWEFEVGGVRVLEQWLAVRTEGAEPGTLAAIRPAAWPQAWTSELLELITVLALLSELRPQQAALADPAAPDPITSAELREAGVLPVPSPARRPASVLDAHEEGPEGQLALI; encoded by the coding sequence ATGCCCAGCGTGACGCACGACGACACTCCGCCGCTGGCGGACCTCATGCCGTGGTCCGTCGCACCGCCCCGGCTCGGCCGGGGGTGGCCGGCGGGCCCCGACGCCGCGTCCCTGAAGGCGCGTTGGGACGCCCTCGTGAAGGCCGAGGGGCCGGACCGCGAGGCGCTCTTCCAGCCGACGCGCGCCCGGACCCCGCACACGGCGGTCGGGCAGCTGCCGGGACGGAGCGGGGGCACCGGGCGGCTGGCCCGCGCCTCGGGTCCGTGCCCGGAGCCCGTGCGGGTGCTGCACGCCCCGTTCGACGAACAGTGGCTGATCCCCGACCAGCGGCTGATCGACGCGGCCCGCCCGGAACTGTGGCGGGTGGCGGACGAGCGGCAGGTCTTCGTCGTCGAGGTCCCCAAGGCCTCCGGCTCCCCCGGTCCCCCGCTGCTCGCCACGTCCCTGCTCCCGCTGCTCCGTCCCGGCCGGGTCCGCCCGCTGTACCGCCGCCCCGGGGGCGCGGAACCGAATCTGGCCCCCGGCCTGTGCGCGCACCTGGCCGCCCGGCTCGGCCACCGGGTGCCGCCGGCCGACGTCCTCGCCTGGGCGATGGCCGTGGCGCGCGCCGCGCCCGGCGGACCGGTGGTCCCGCTCACCGGGGACGCCGGCGCGTGGGAGCGGGGCGTGGAGGTGGGCCGCCGGATGCTGTGGCTGATGCGGCGCGACGGGGAGCGCCCCCGGCTCCCCGGCGGGCGCCGCCCCTACGTCCGCGCCCCGCTGCCCTCCCGGCCGTCGGCGGTGCGCTACGACCACGACGAGGAGGCGTTGTCGCTCGACGAGGGCCGCATCTCCCCGGTGCCGCCCGGGGCCTGGGAGTTCGAGGTGGGCGGGGTGCGGGTGCTGGAGCAGTGGCTGGCGGTCCGCACGGAGGGGGCCGAGCCGGGCACCCTGGCCGCGATCCGGCCGGCCGCCTGGCCGCAGGCCTGGACCTCGGAGCTGCTGGAACTGATCACGGTCCTCGCCCTGCTCTCCGAACTGCGCCCGCAGCAGGCCGCGTTGGCGGATCCGGCGGCGCCCGACCCGATCACGTCGGCCGAGCTGCGCGAGGCGGGCGTCCTGCCGGTGCCGTCCCCCGCGCGCCGTCCCGCCTCGGTGCTGGACGCGCACGAGGAGGGGCCCGAGGGGCAGCTGGCGCTGATCTGA
- a CDS encoding anti-sigma factor, whose translation MSLLARLVRRGDPHSLAAPYALDALEPAERVRFERHLGSCGRCAAEVRALAEDAVRLAWSTAAPAPAALRERVLAAARATPQDPAPRETARARAPRLPPHVWGAAPSPRARERRRPPLFVPFATATAAAALVVASLFAVQADRTRDRLDAERDRSREIAHVLAAPDARAGSGRDARGRTIAVIASVSEGSAVVTLGGYDDPPNGRVRQLWLMGPDAGPRSLGLFEGDTPLVASGLGRSATSLAVTVEPDGGSPQPTGRPIVQLALKTVGFGE comes from the coding sequence ATGAGCCTGCTGGCCCGTCTGGTGCGCCGCGGGGATCCGCACTCGCTCGCCGCCCCCTACGCGCTCGACGCGCTCGAACCCGCCGAACGCGTCCGCTTCGAGCGGCACCTGGGGTCCTGCGGCCGCTGCGCCGCCGAGGTGCGCGCCCTCGCCGAGGACGCCGTGCGTCTCGCCTGGTCCACGGCCGCCCCCGCGCCCGCCGCCCTGCGCGAGCGCGTCCTGGCCGCCGCACGGGCCACTCCGCAGGACCCCGCGCCCCGGGAGACGGCCCGCGCGCGTGCGCCGCGACTGCCGCCGCACGTGTGGGGCGCGGCTCCCTCGCCGCGTGCCCGCGAGCGGCGGAGGCCGCCGCTGTTCGTGCCGTTCGCGACGGCCACCGCCGCCGCGGCGCTCGTCGTCGCCTCCCTGTTCGCCGTCCAGGCGGACCGGACCCGGGACCGGCTGGACGCCGAACGCGACCGGTCACGTGAGATCGCCCACGTCCTCGCCGCTCCGGACGCCCGCGCGGGCAGCGGCCGGGACGCGCGCGGCCGCACGATCGCGGTGATCGCCTCCGTGTCGGAGGGGAGCGCGGTCGTCACCCTCGGCGGATACGACGACCCTCCGAACGGACGTGTGCGCCAGTTGTGGCTGATGGGCCCGGACGCCGGGCCCCGCTCCCTGGGGCTCTTCGAGGGCGACACGCCCCTGGTCGCCTCCGGCCTCGGGAGGTCCGCGACGTCACTCGCGGTGACCGTCGAACCTGACGGGGGATCACCGCAACCCACTGGTCGGCCCATCGTCCAACTCGCCCTGAAGACGGTCGGATTCGGAGAGTAA